The following coding sequences lie in one Takifugu flavidus isolate HTHZ2018 chromosome 4, ASM371156v2, whole genome shotgun sequence genomic window:
- the fam83d gene encoding LOW QUALITY PROTEIN: protein FAM83D (The sequence of the model RefSeq protein was modified relative to this genomic sequence to represent the inferred CDS: inserted 2 bases in 1 codon), protein MALSQLLDDSPLRSDPKQAGAEDLYNERHRLALEELLSGGLDCFLEFLRKEKLPNFLSDDEIRQIRGAAVSPRCVSLHGEDQGLEQSLSSSVDCSSVTYFPDVSDLEPPLLELGWPAFTAGSYRGVTRAVAHFQPNYGECIYGCKEAARRLIKSAREVIAIVTDSLTDLDIFKDLQEACAIRNVPVYVLLDQSCAPAFLKMCRNIGVCLDDLQQMRVRTITGTHFYMRSGVKVTGKVHERFMLIDGIKVATGSYRFDWTDGKLNSSNLVELSGQITEKFDEEFRILYAQSSPINARRPPASTRPSSSNAAXTSSPQVARQKPADAACLTSTPCRTRQTGAAPPLCEPSTPEQRNANPADRSSTVDEPEHMQEEILAGNAAQLPPVVVFGHASTQASRSLTDAAVQTDFQLQNELPSPGRITQAPPDATFGDPPHKQCGERQRRYAVIRAKLEHMVTSLSERRELADANATAESHKSCSRPRTHKDDIQEPGRLP, encoded by the exons ATGGCTCTGTCGCAGCTCCTGGACGACTCACCTCTGAGGTCAGACCCCAAACAGGCCGGGGCCGAGGACCTGTACAACGAGAGGCACCGGCTGGCTCTGGAGGAGCTTCTGTCGGGGGGGCTCGACTGCTTCCTGGAGTTCCTCAGGAAAGAGAAGCTCCCGAACTTTCTGTCGGACGACGAGATCCGGCAGATCAGGGGCGCCGCCGTGTCCCCGCGGTGCGTGTCCCTTCACGGGGAGGACCAGGGTCTGGAGCAGTCGCTCAGCAGCTCCGTTGACTGCTCGTCCGTCACTTATTTCCCCGATGTGTCCGACCTGGAGCCACCgctgctggagctgggctggCCCGCCTTCACTGCTGGCTCCTACCGGGGTGTCACCCGGGCCGTCGCCCACTTCCAGCCCAACTATGGGGAGTGCATATACGGCTGCAAGGAGGCTGCGAGGCGCCTGATTAAAAGCGCCAGAGAG GTGATTGCCATAGTTACAGACTCCCTGACAGACCTGGATATCTTTAAGGATCTTCAGGAGGCGTGCGCCATCCGCAACGTCCCCGTCTACGTCCTGCTGGACCAATCATGCGCCCCTGCTTTCCTCAAGATGTGCAGAAATATTGGCGTTTGTTTGGATGACCTTCAG caAATGAGGGTGCGAACAATAACCGGGACACATTTCTACATGAGATCAGGTGTGAAGGTCACCGGGAAGGTGCACGAGAGGTTTATGCTGATTGATGGGATCAAAGTTGCCACAGGCTCTTACAG GTTCGACTGGACTGATGGGAAACTCAACAGCAGCAACCTGGTGGAGCTCTCCGGTCAGATAACGGAGAAATTTGACGAGGAGTTCCGCATCCTGTACGCCCAGTCCTCCCCTATCAACGCTCGCAGACCCCCGGCCTCCACTCGTCCCTCCTCCTCAAACGCCGC CACCTCCTCTCCGCAGGTCGCCAGACAGAAGCCTGCAGATGCGGCGTGTCTGACCAGCACGCCCTGTCGTACACGCCAGACGGGAGCGGCGCCTCCTCTGTGTGAGCCTTCGACTCCGGAGCAGCGGAACGCTAACCCGGCAGACCGATCGTCCACCGTGGATGAGCCCGAGCACATGCAGGAGGAGATCCTGGCTGGTAACGCTGCTCAGCTGCCCCCCGTGGTGGTCTTCGGCCACGCCTCTACGCAAGCCAGCCGCTCGCTGACGGACGCCGCCGTCCAGACTGACTTCCAGCTCCAAAACGAGCTCCCCTCGCCAGGACGGATCACCCAGGCGCCTCCAGACGCCACCTTCGGAGATCCCCCCCACAAGCAGTGCGGAGAGCGCCAGCGCCGCTACGCCGTCATCCGCGCTAAGCTGGAGCACATGGTGACCAGCCTGTCTGAGAGGCGCGAGCTGGCAGATGCCAACGCCACCGCCGAGAGCcacaagagctgcagcaggccgAGGACGCACAAAGACGACATTCAGGAACCAGGAAGGCTGCCCTGA